Within the candidate division WOR-3 bacterium genome, the region TTAAAGCCGGAATACAAAGATATTTCAGAATATTCCTTGCGACTTTCTAAGGAGTTTTATTTTCTAACCCATTTCAATCATCCAAATATCGTTACTGTTTTTGATTTTAATTATACCGAAAATTCTGTGCCCTTTTTCACAATGGAATATTTTGAAGGACTGCCGATTGATAAATTTTTCCCTAACGGTTATAATGAGGATTTACTTTTAGTGGTTATTGAAGTTTTAAAAGCCTTAGATTTTATCCATTCTTTTTCTGTGATTCATGGCGATTTAAAACCGGAACATATTCTTGTTTCAATGAAGATTGATAAATATGGAGAAAAAGAGCCAATTGTTAAATTATTAGATTTTGGATTTACTGAAAAGATAGCACCCCTATCAATAGAAGTTGGCGGCACAGTTGGTTATTGTGCGCCGGAATTATTAAAAGGAAGTTATATCGATCCACGAACCGATTTTTACTCTTTAGGAATTATCCTTTACGAAATTGTTACGCAAGAAGGTCCCAAAAAATATTCTGACAACATTTTGAAATTCTTAGAAATGATTATTAAAGAAAAACTTCCTTTCTGTGAAGAAATAGCAAAAAAGAATAACCTACCAATTCCGCCTAAGAAGTTTTCTTTATTAATTCATCGTCTCATCTCTTATAATGTCAACCGAAGACCAAATTATTCTTATGAGATTTTCGAAGATATAAAACCATTATTAAAAAAAGAGAAAGGGTTTGAATTTAAAACTTATCGAAAGAGTATAAACCCAACAAGTTTTATTGGTCGAGAAGAAATTTTAGAAAAATTAAAGAATCTATTTAAAGAAGTTAAAGAAGAAAATAAAAGCAAGGTTGTTTTTATTTTTGGTGATAGAGGGGTTGGTAAATCAAGGTTGGCACAAGAATTTAAATATTTTGTTCAAGTAGAAAATGCCTTAACTTTCAATTTCACCGGCGGCTCGCTTGGCGGGAGATATTTTTCTCTTTTAGAGCAACTTATGAGAACCTTCTCAATATATAACAAAGAACTCCTTAATTTTAAACTTGATTTGGAAGAATTGGATATCGAAACTGCCCAAAAAGAACTCTTAACTTTATACGAAATGATATTCCAAACAATTATTGAATTAAGAAAAAAAGAAAACCGACCAATTTTCTTATTCTTTGATGATTTAGAATTAATGGATGGACTTTCTCTAAATCTCTTCCGTTATATTACTTATGGTTTAGAAAAAGAAGGAATTTTTGCATTAGCCTGTGCCTTAAAGGAAGAACGTCTGAAAGAACTTACTGATCTCTTTAAGAAGCGAGAAACATTTTCTTTAATTGAACTTTCGCCTCTCAATGAAGAAGAAACTTTTCTTCTAATTAAAGATTTACTCTCTTCTTGTGCTGATTTAGAGCAACTGAGCAGTGCCTTATATAACCTTACCGGAGGCAATCCTTTATTCATAATTGAAACTATCCACCATCTTTTAGAATCAGAAATATTAACTTTCACTAATGGGACATTTAATTATGACAAAAAGAGATTTGAGGAATTTTTGAAAGACTTTACTGCCTATCCGACAAACATTTCAACTATCATCAAAAACCGTGTTAAAAGATTATCAAAAGAAGAATTAGAAATTTTAAGAATTGGTGCCCTTTATGGCAAACCCTTTCCCGAAGAACTTATTAAAAAGGCATTAAATTATCAAGAAGATTTTCTCTACAAAAAACTTCAAAATTTAATAAGTAGCAATTTCTTAAAACCAGTAATTTCTGAAAAAGGAGGAAAATATTATTTCTCTTCTAAAGTATTAGAAGCGGTCATTCAGGAAGGGATATTTTACGAAGAGAGAAAAATCTATCACCAAAAGATTGCTAACGTTTTAGAATTATTAGAAACAAAGGATAAAGATGAAGTTATTTTTGATTTAGCCTTCCATTATGCCCAAAGTGAAAATCAACCTGAGGCATTATATTACAGTAGTTTAGCAGCAGAAAAGGCAAAAAATTTATCATTATTTAAAGAAAGTCTAATTTTCTACGAACTGAAATTAAAATTCCTACCAAAAACTGCCAAAGCAATAGAAAGGATTAACACTATGGAAGAAATTGGTCAACTCCGAGAATTATTAGGATTATATAACGAAGCGATCGATATCTATAAACAAGCAATCAGCGTTGCTTTTAGTGATAAAGAAATTTTAGAAGAAAAAAGTATTATCAGTAAGTTTTTAAGAAAACAAGGAGTAGTTTCTCTTTATTTAGGAAAATACGAAGAAGCGATCAACTACTTTGAAGAAGGATTAAATTTTGAAAAAGGTTTAAAAAGTGAAACGGCGATAAAAATATTAACTGATAAAGCCTTTGCCTTGATTAAAACTAATAGATTGGAAGAAGCAGAAAAAATCTTAGAAAAGGCGCTCAATTTAAGCAATAATCTAAGGAAAAAAGAAGAAAGGAAAGTTAAAGCAAGTATTTATTATAATTTAAGTGTGTTGTATTGGCAAAAAGGAGAAATTGAAGAGGCATTAAGAATAATCAAAAATGTGATAGAAAAAAAAGAGGAAGTCCCTCCGATAATTTTAACTCGAATGAATCAATTTTATGCCACTTTACTTTTTACGAAAGAAGATTTGGAAGAAGCAGAAAAAATATATAAAAAATCTTACCAGGAGAGTTTAGAAAGGAAATCAATGGCAAATATTATCTCTTCAGAAATTGGATTAGGAGCAATTTCGGGAGCAAAAAATGATTTTGAT harbors:
- a CDS encoding sigma 54-interacting transcriptional regulator translates to MPGFKDGSIVKDRYQILSFLGGGLLSEVYKAKDLINDRIVALKILKPEYKDISEYSLRLSKEFYFLTHFNHPNIVTVFDFNYTENSVPFFTMEYFEGLPIDKFFPNGYNEDLLLVVIEVLKALDFIHSFSVIHGDLKPEHILVSMKIDKYGEKEPIVKLLDFGFTEKIAPLSIEVGGTVGYCAPELLKGSYIDPRTDFYSLGIILYEIVTQEGPKKYSDNILKFLEMIIKEKLPFCEEIAKKNNLPIPPKKFSLLIHRLISYNVNRRPNYSYEIFEDIKPLLKKEKGFEFKTYRKSINPTSFIGREEILEKLKNLFKEVKEENKSKVVFIFGDRGVGKSRLAQEFKYFVQVENALTFNFTGGSLGGRYFSLLEQLMRTFSIYNKELLNFKLDLEELDIETAQKELLTLYEMIFQTIIELRKKENRPIFLFFDDLELMDGLSLNLFRYITYGLEKEGIFALACALKEERLKELTDLFKKRETFSLIELSPLNEEETFLLIKDLLSSCADLEQLSSALYNLTGGNPLFIIETIHHLLESEILTFTNGTFNYDKKRFEEFLKDFTAYPTNISTIIKNRVKRLSKEELEILRIGALYGKPFPEELIKKALNYQEDFLYKKLQNLISSNFLKPVISEKGGKYYFSSKVLEAVIQEGIFYEERKIYHQKIANVLELLETKDKDEVIFDLAFHYAQSENQPEALYYSSLAAEKAKNLSLFKESLIFYELKLKFLPKTAKAIERINTMEEIGQLRELLGLYNEAIDIYKQAISVAFSDKEILEEKSIISKFLRKQGVVSLYLGKYEEAINYFEEGLNFEKGLKSETAIKILTDKAFALIKTNRLEEAEKILEKALNLSNNLRKKEERKVKASIYYNLSVLYWQKGEIEEALRIIKNVIEKKEEVPPIILTRMNQFYATLLFTKEDLEEAEKIYKKSYQESLERKSMANIISSEIGLGAISGAKNDFDKARYYFDEALNKAKRSRMIEQERTCLINLGYLYSFYDWQKAEEIYQELIGIYEKQPKDYYYYSLSLNYLELLIKMGKLKEAENSLKTLENAKEIIEKFNLEYHLNKSKIIYYLAKGDFSQSHFYFEELKKLTKNKEENIDFQLFSGEFYLLFGETQKAKECAEKTLSMVSDKKDIFVYLNSERLLGVCEMLFGKLEEGKERLFSVISQYKKLNIKYEIAKTLLFLILGYKKNPEISTFIFSETIEFKMLNNKELQSLKSYLEEAKAIFEDYNAKIDLEFIELLEKQVQRIEKSGVLRVSEKAQYLKVFYQISEIINLGIEKEDFFEKIIDLTIDATGAERGILFLFHHDKLTPVAARAIDHSTLEDATQISMTAIKKIKYVPEPILVSDALNDPRFKNAQSVILNKIRSLLCVPLKTNEKIIGAIYLDSRITSHIFLDEDRSLLMSIANLLAATIDKSNIFTRIQTEAIVSQERLIVDEKTGFILGKSKQMKQIYELIEKVAPAECTILLTGETGTGKNVLAEYIHNKSKRAGKKFYTINCGGLTETLFESELFGHVKGAFTGAVRDKEGLLEMADGGTIFLDEISNIPLNTQPKILEFLETKIIRRVGSTETKRVDVRLICATNKNLEEEVKKGTFKEDLYYRINAVTIHLPPLRERKSDIPYFANHFLKRFSQIYNKSIIGFDDSAMAVLLEYHWPGNIRELQNLIHYAVVATTKKKISIDDLIKIKPQFSEIAQKITVEKVSKKTLSKEEITEALKNTKGNVSHAAQQLGIHRRQLQRLIKRYNIDRAQFKELT